In Alphaproteobacteria bacterium, one genomic interval encodes:
- a CDS encoding NADH-quinone oxidoreductase subunit NuoE produces the protein MSAGPFVLNAETLQQAQVILKRYPADRSPSAVMPILDLVQRQNGGWLSIEAIACVADFLKMPEIRVWEVATFYSLFNIKPVGTYMVRICGTTPCALRGSGKIMKTCEKWLGIEAGETTDDGMFTIQEVECLGACANAPVAYINDAYYEDLTPSSMRHILERLADGDIPEEGSQKQGENDDRKEEPC, from the coding sequence ATGAGCGCGGGTCCTTTTGTTTTAAACGCCGAGACCCTTCAGCAAGCGCAGGTGATTTTAAAACGATATCCAGCGGATCGGTCGCCCAGTGCGGTGATGCCGATTTTGGATTTGGTCCAGCGCCAAAATGGCGGATGGCTCTCTATCGAGGCGATTGCGTGTGTCGCCGATTTTTTGAAGATGCCAGAAATACGCGTGTGGGAGGTGGCAACTTTCTATAGTTTGTTTAACATCAAGCCGGTGGGCACATACATGGTGCGGATTTGTGGAACCACGCCCTGCGCCCTGCGTGGCAGTGGTAAGATTATGAAAACTTGTGAAAAGTGGTTGGGCATTGAAGCGGGTGAAACCACTGATGATGGGATGTTCACCATTCAAGAGGTGGAGTGTTTGGGCGCTTGTGCCAATGCACCGGTGGCGTATATCAATGATGCCTACTATGAGGATTTAACGCCGTCATCGATGCGTCATATTTTAGAGCGGTTGGCGGATGGAGACATCCCTGAAGAAGGATCTCAAAAGCAGGGTGAAAATGATGATAGGAAGGAAGAACCGTGCTGA
- a CDS encoding paraslipin: MFGFESFAITLAIVAMATVYKSVISVTQGYNYTVERFGKYTQTLQPGLHIIIPFVDRIGARINMMENVLDVPSQDVITKDNARVHVDGIVFYQIMDAPKAAYEVSDLERSVINLTMTNIRTVMGSMDLDELLSHREYINEKLLGVVDEATNPWGVRVTRIEIKDIKPPQDLIDAMARQMKAEREKRAQILEAQGTRQSEILRSEGYKQSAILEAEGKKEAAYLNAEARERMAQAEATATQVVSTAISKGSIQAINYFVAQKYVEALKDMASAENSKVMFIPLEASNVIGAIGGITEIAKEAFNTDTSKKASKKQS, encoded by the coding sequence ATGTTTGGATTTGAAAGTTTTGCTATAACACTAGCAATCGTTGCGATGGCAACGGTTTATAAATCGGTGATATCCGTGACCCAAGGATATAACTACACTGTTGAACGGTTCGGGAAATACACCCAAACGCTGCAGCCTGGGTTGCATATTATCATCCCTTTTGTCGATCGTATTGGTGCGCGCATCAACATGATGGAAAACGTGCTCGACGTCCCGTCTCAAGATGTCATCACCAAAGACAACGCGCGGGTTCATGTTGATGGCATTGTCTTTTACCAAATCATGGATGCCCCAAAAGCTGCCTACGAAGTTTCCGATCTCGAAAGATCTGTGATCAACCTCACCATGACCAATATCCGAACGGTGATGGGATCCATGGACCTGGATGAGTTGCTGTCTCACCGTGAATACATCAATGAAAAGCTGTTGGGCGTGGTGGATGAAGCCACCAACCCCTGGGGTGTACGTGTAACCCGGATTGAAATTAAAGATATCAAACCGCCGCAAGACCTCATTGACGCCATGGCGCGCCAAATGAAAGCAGAGCGGGAAAAGCGGGCCCAAATTCTTGAGGCACAAGGAACCCGGCAATCTGAAATCCTCAGATCAGAAGGGTACAAGCAGTCAGCCATTCTAGAAGCGGAAGGAAAAAAAGAAGCGGCTTACCTGAATGCTGAAGCACGTGAACGTATGGCCCAAGCAGAAGCAACCGCCACCCAAGTGGTTTCCACCGCTATCTCTAAAGGCAGCATTCAAGCCATCAATTACTTCGTTGCCCAAAAGTATGTTGAAGCTCTCAAAGACATGGCCTCAGCCGAGAACAGCAAAGTTATGTTCATCCCACTGGAAGCCAGCAATGTCATTGGCGCCATCGGCGGGATCACCGAAATTGCCAAAGAAGCATTCAACACGGATACGTCTAAAAAAGCGTCTAAGAAGCAATCATGA
- a CDS encoding NADH-quinone oxidoreductase subunit NuoH, with translation MIALLQTWGAALPDFVVLTIQIILALVGLLLAVAYLTYFERKIIGAMQLRQGPTAVGVFGLMQPLADGLKLFFKESILPRQAHKVLFYLAPMITFVLSLMAWAVIPVDAGLVFANINVGILYLLAISSMGVYGIIMAGWASNSRYAFLGGLRSAAQMISYEVSLGLIVMTVLLCAQSMNLTDIVLAQKRVWFAVPLLPMFVLFLISILAETNRTPFDLPEAEAELVSGYNVEYSSMPFALFFLGEYANMILMSALTTVLFLGGWLPPFEWSVWQWVPGPMWFGLKVAMVLFFFIWVRATLPRFRYDQLMRLGWKVFLPLSLGWMVLTAAVLLTFNWFGG, from the coding sequence ATGATTGCGCTGCTACAAACCTGGGGGGCGGCACTTCCAGATTTTGTGGTGCTGACGATTCAGATTATTTTAGCGCTGGTGGGGTTGCTGCTGGCGGTTGCCTATTTGACCTATTTTGAGCGCAAAATCATTGGCGCGATGCAGTTGCGCCAAGGGCCAACAGCAGTGGGGGTCTTTGGGTTGATGCAGCCGCTGGCCGATGGCTTGAAGCTGTTTTTTAAAGAGTCAATTTTGCCCCGGCAGGCCCATAAGGTGTTGTTTTACTTGGCGCCGATGATAACGTTTGTCCTGAGCCTAATGGCGTGGGCGGTGATTCCGGTGGATGCTGGCCTGGTATTTGCCAACATCAATGTGGGGATTTTATACTTGCTGGCGATTTCTTCCATGGGTGTTTATGGCATTATTATGGCCGGATGGGCCAGTAATTCCCGCTATGCGTTTTTAGGTGGTTTGCGCTCGGCAGCACAGATGATTTCTTATGAAGTCTCGCTGGGCTTGATTGTGATGACGGTGCTGCTGTGCGCGCAATCGATGAATTTGACCGATATTGTGTTGGCGCAAAAACGGGTGTGGTTCGCGGTGCCCCTGCTGCCGATGTTTGTGCTGTTTTTGATATCCATCTTGGCCGAGACTAACCGAACACCGTTTGATTTGCCGGAAGCAGAGGCAGAATTGGTGTCGGGGTATAATGTTGAGTATTCTTCCATGCCGTTCGCGCTGTTTTTTTTGGGCGAATATGCCAACATGATTTTGATGAGTGCGCTGACAACGGTGCTGTTTTTAGGCGGCTGGTTACCACCGTTTGAGTGGTCTGTGTGGCAGTGGGTGCCCGGGCCGATGTGGTTTGGTCTGAAAGTGGCGATGGTGCTGTTCTTCTTTATTTGGGTGCGGGCAACTTTGCCGCGGTTTCGCTATGATCAATTGATGCGCTTGGGGTGGAAAGTATTTTTGCCCCTTAGTTTGGGCTGGATGGTTCTAACAGCGGCCGTCTTATTAACGTTTAACTGGTTTGGGGGATGA
- a CDS encoding 30S ribosomal protein S1 — protein MTTNQTNQLEENFAQLLEESFKGTESLEGKVVEGTIIAEDNDAFVIDVGLKSEGRVEKKELGSVAKNYKVGSKINIYVDRLEDRHGEIVLSFEKARREEVWAELEVAFDKSEKVLGVMTNRVKGGFTVDLSGAVAFLPGSQVDIRPIKDTSALMDIEQPFMILKMDRQRGNIVVSRRAVLEETRAEARSEILEKMHEGLELDGMVKNVTDYGAFVDLGGVDGLLHLTDISWQRINHPADKLEIGQKIRVKIIKFNEENKRISLGMKQLEADPWIGIEDRYKLDETVKGKVTNVTDYRVFVELEPGIEGLVHASELSWSKKSTNPQEVMKPGQEVEVKIIEMNLEKRRIGLSLRQCIENPWQKFAAEYTAGTVITGTIQNITDFGLFVNVAPDIDGLVHMNDLSWDESGDKALKEYKVGQEVTAKVLDIQPTEEKVVLGIKQLSGDPFAEQMGNVKNGDVVTCTIKKVQAAGLDVVIGEQEVPGFIKKVDLARDRGEQRADRFAVDERVDALITNIDHKSRRFTLSIKAREIKEEKEARAEFGSSDSGASLGDILGSSLDLEKVKEGSAKK, from the coding sequence ATGACAACAAATCAAACAAACCAATTAGAAGAAAATTTTGCCCAACTCCTTGAGGAGTCCTTTAAAGGCACCGAATCCCTTGAAGGCAAAGTGGTAGAAGGAACCATTATCGCAGAAGACAATGATGCTTTTGTAATCGATGTGGGTCTTAAATCCGAAGGTCGGGTTGAAAAAAAAGAACTCGGCAGTGTTGCTAAAAATTACAAAGTCGGCTCAAAAATCAACATCTATGTTGATCGCCTTGAAGACCGTCACGGAGAAATCGTTCTCAGCTTTGAAAAAGCCCGACGTGAAGAAGTATGGGCCGAACTTGAAGTGGCCTTTGATAAATCAGAAAAAGTACTGGGTGTCATGACCAACCGCGTTAAAGGCGGATTCACTGTTGATCTATCCGGCGCCGTGGCGTTTTTGCCTGGCAGTCAGGTTGATATTCGCCCCATTAAAGACACAAGCGCATTAATGGACATCGAACAACCGTTCATGATTCTTAAAATGGACCGTCAACGCGGAAACATTGTTGTTTCTCGCCGGGCTGTTTTGGAAGAAACACGCGCGGAAGCACGCTCAGAAATCTTAGAAAAAATGCACGAAGGCCTCGAGCTTGACGGCATGGTCAAAAACGTAACCGATTATGGTGCCTTTGTTGATTTGGGTGGTGTGGATGGCTTGCTTCATCTCACTGACATTTCATGGCAACGCATCAATCATCCGGCTGACAAGCTTGAGATTGGTCAAAAAATCCGCGTTAAAATCATTAAGTTCAATGAAGAAAACAAGCGGATCTCTCTCGGCATGAAGCAGCTTGAAGCAGATCCATGGATCGGCATTGAAGACAGATACAAGCTTGATGAAACCGTTAAAGGAAAAGTCACCAACGTGACCGACTACCGCGTATTTGTTGAACTTGAGCCCGGCATTGAAGGACTGGTTCATGCATCCGAGTTGTCTTGGAGCAAAAAAAGCACCAATCCTCAAGAAGTCATGAAGCCAGGACAAGAGGTTGAAGTCAAGATCATCGAGATGAACCTTGAAAAACGTCGTATTGGCCTGAGCCTGCGTCAATGCATTGAAAACCCATGGCAAAAATTTGCTGCGGAGTACACAGCAGGTACTGTCATCACAGGAACCATTCAAAATATCACTGATTTTGGTTTGTTTGTAAATGTCGCCCCCGACATTGACGGCCTGGTTCACATGAATGACCTAAGCTGGGATGAGTCCGGTGACAAAGCGCTCAAAGAATACAAGGTCGGCCAGGAAGTAACCGCTAAAGTTCTTGACATTCAGCCAACCGAAGAAAAAGTTGTCCTTGGCATTAAACAACTGTCAGGCGATCCATTCGCTGAGCAAATGGGCAATGTCAAAAACGGTGATGTTGTGACCTGTACCATCAAAAAGGTTCAAGCAGCTGGACTTGATGTCGTCATTGGGGAGCAAGAAGTTCCCGGCTTTATCAAAAAAGTTGACTTGGCCCGTGACCGTGGTGAACAACGCGCTGATCGTTTTGCTGTTGATGAGCGTGTGGATGCTCTGATCACCAACATTGATCACAAAAGCCGTCGCTTTACCTTGTCGATCAAAGCCCGAGAAATCAAAGAAGAAAAAGAAGCAAGGGCTGAATTTGGTTCTTCCGACAGCGGTGCCAGCCTGGGTGATATCCTCGGCTCTTCTTTGGATCTGGAAAAAGTGAAAGAAGGCAGCGCCAAAAAATAG
- a CDS encoding biotin--[acetyl-CoA-carboxylase] ligase, which translates to MTLENAISTDPGLSSSAPLFQFASVQSTMDVAAQIWATQKDQFTTKTQRPLLAVIQAEEQRAGRGRRGRTWLSPLGGLYVSYLVRVPEGQLPQSHQLSLIAGLALGRVLEELGVDYQLKWPNDVFIRTQKMAGILIEHVEPGIYCVGMGVNLSQPNGLASFGVDVTVMEMGARLTQSLEKHLNLWMDQGFDALRTAWLERSWTKGVSVRVVKGDKVYKGCYQGVNEEGFLLCQLEDGSSEIFSAGDVSLQQTIRDDDQIYKGQR; encoded by the coding sequence ATGACTTTAGAGAATGCCATTTCAACAGATCCTGGTCTTTCATCATCTGCGCCCCTATTTCAGTTTGCGTCCGTCCAATCAACCATGGATGTAGCCGCCCAGATTTGGGCCACGCAGAAAGACCAGTTCACAACAAAAACACAAAGACCGCTGCTGGCAGTGATTCAAGCGGAAGAACAGCGCGCTGGGCGGGGCCGTCGGGGCCGGACTTGGTTATCGCCTTTGGGAGGGCTGTATGTCAGTTATCTGGTGCGGGTGCCCGAGGGACAGCTGCCGCAAAGCCATCAATTATCTCTGATTGCCGGGCTGGCTCTGGGACGTGTGCTGGAAGAGTTGGGCGTGGATTATCAACTTAAATGGCCCAATGATGTGTTCATCAGAACGCAAAAAATGGCCGGCATTTTGATTGAACACGTAGAGCCGGGTATTTATTGCGTGGGGATGGGGGTGAACCTCTCACAGCCCAATGGATTGGCTTCTTTTGGCGTGGATGTGACGGTGATGGAAATGGGCGCCAGATTGACGCAATCTTTAGAAAAACATCTCAATCTTTGGATGGATCAGGGCTTTGATGCTTTGCGAACAGCGTGGCTTGAAAGATCATGGACAAAAGGCGTATCCGTCCGGGTTGTTAAAGGTGACAAAGTTTATAAGGGCTGCTATCAAGGTGTTAATGAAGAAGGTTTTTTGCTGTGTCAGCTTGAAGATGGCTCTTCAGAGATTTTTTCAGCGGGGGATGTCTCGCTACAACAAACCATACGTGATGATGATCAAATTTATAAAGGACAACGATGA
- a CDS encoding NfeD family protein, translating into MISLTNSPEFWYWWVLATLFFGLEILAPGAFLLWLGFASTIAGFIVWAFPGLDVGMQLAVFSVLSIALILIWYRFFKGISPRSSQPYLNNRAAGLIGTHHQLVKAIHQGVGKIKVHDSFWSVKGPDLPKGHTVKVVGHQDSYLHVEPVLN; encoded by the coding sequence ATGATCTCTTTAACCAACTCCCCTGAATTTTGGTATTGGTGGGTTTTAGCTACCCTCTTTTTTGGTCTGGAAATCTTAGCTCCGGGGGCGTTTTTGCTCTGGCTTGGGTTTGCTTCAACGATAGCTGGTTTTATCGTTTGGGCCTTTCCCGGGCTTGACGTTGGCATGCAACTGGCCGTCTTTTCTGTTTTGTCCATAGCGTTGATTTTGATCTGGTATCGCTTTTTCAAAGGCATCAGTCCACGCTCCAGCCAACCCTATCTCAACAACCGTGCCGCTGGGCTGATTGGCACCCATCATCAACTGGTCAAAGCCATTCATCAAGGTGTGGGTAAAATCAAGGTTCATGATAGCTTTTGGTCTGTTAAAGGCCCTGACTTGCCAAAAGGACACACCGTTAAAGTGGTCGGGCACCAAGATTCATATCTACACGTTGAACCGGTTTTAAACTAA
- a CDS encoding exodeoxyribonuclease VII large subunit, translating into MIPNDTYQTVSSLSISIQRTMSETFSSVRVQGEISALKVHSSGHIYLTLKDEQSVMDAIIWRGVASRLAHKPEEGLEIRCLGHVTTYPARSKYQLIITTFEPAGVGALLKLFEERKEKLRLEGLFDAARKKQLPYLPKKIAVITSETGAVIQDILHRVEERFPCFILLCPVAVQGEGSVPSIQWALRQLEALPTQDKPDLVILARGGGSLEDLWGFNDEGLARQIAAFSIPIITAVGHETDTTLVDYVSDRRAPTPTAAAEIALPVRSDLIKNVSNLSLRLNNTVSALLDRAKILVHGLGQQLVHPRQAFEQLNIRLDDLVERQRTQVQHQLDRLTWHLSNLGRALRPPHLLLQDGRNQLAHLDHRLQKAWSQSVVGPRQERLKSFVHVLSSLAPQNTLKRGYAIVTRTSSAEIISSRVKAEQERDLSIQFHDGVVKTQVEGD; encoded by the coding sequence ATGATTCCTAATGATACCTATCAAACTGTCAGTTCCCTCTCGATTTCGATCCAGCGAACGATGTCTGAGACTTTTTCATCTGTGCGTGTCCAGGGAGAAATTTCTGCCTTAAAAGTTCATAGCTCTGGACACATTTACTTAACGCTTAAAGATGAACAGTCTGTTATGGATGCGATTATTTGGAGAGGGGTTGCCTCCCGATTGGCACATAAGCCGGAGGAGGGGTTGGAAATTAGATGTCTTGGGCATGTGACAACGTATCCGGCACGCTCAAAGTATCAACTGATCATTACGACGTTTGAACCCGCGGGCGTTGGGGCGCTGTTAAAACTATTTGAAGAGCGCAAAGAAAAATTGCGCCTTGAGGGACTTTTTGATGCGGCGCGGAAAAAACAGCTTCCGTATTTGCCCAAAAAAATTGCGGTGATTACTTCTGAGACAGGGGCTGTAATCCAAGATATTCTGCACCGAGTTGAAGAGCGCTTTCCTTGTTTCATCTTACTTTGCCCGGTGGCGGTTCAAGGAGAGGGATCTGTTCCCTCTATCCAATGGGCGCTGCGCCAGCTGGAAGCTCTGCCAACTCAGGATAAGCCTGACCTTGTTATTTTGGCCCGGGGTGGTGGCAGCCTTGAAGATTTATGGGGATTCAATGATGAAGGCCTTGCGCGGCAAATTGCTGCTTTTTCGATTCCGATTATAACGGCTGTGGGCCATGAAACGGATACCACGCTGGTTGACTATGTCTCTGACCGGCGCGCGCCAACGCCAACGGCGGCTGCCGAAATCGCCTTGCCGGTGCGATCTGACTTGATTAAGAACGTTTCAAATTTGTCTCTGCGTTTGAACAATACAGTGTCCGCCCTGTTGGACCGCGCGAAAATTTTGGTTCATGGCTTGGGTCAACAACTGGTTCACCCCCGTCAGGCTTTTGAACAACTCAATATCCGGCTTGATGATTTGGTGGAGCGGCAGCGCACCCAGGTGCAGCATCAACTGGATAGATTAACTTGGCATTTATCCAACTTGGGGAGAGCTTTGCGCCCTCCTCACTTGTTGCTTCAGGATGGCCGAAATCAATTAGCACATCTGGATCACCGGTTGCAAAAAGCTTGGAGCCAGTCTGTTGTGGGGCCGCGACAAGAAAGATTGAAAAGTTTTGTGCATGTGCTGTCGTCATTGGCACCGCAAAACACGCTCAAGCGGGGATATGCAATTGTGACCAGAACGTCATCAGCTGAAATTATTAGCTCACGCGTAAAAGCAGAGCAAGAGAGGGACCTGTCGATACAGTTTCACGACGGCGTGGTGAAGACACAGGTCGAGGGTGATTAA
- the xseB gene encoding exodeoxyribonuclease VII small subunit: MTAEKQPFEDSLKQLEEIVTKMESGGLSLEDSIQLYEKGMALKKLCQQDLEAASLKIEKLNLSAAPSSQENA, encoded by the coding sequence ATGACAGCAGAAAAGCAACCATTTGAAGACTCTCTCAAACAATTAGAAGAAATCGTCACGAAAATGGAATCAGGGGGCCTCTCTCTGGAAGATTCCATTCAACTTTATGAAAAAGGGATGGCACTCAAAAAGCTCTGCCAACAAGACCTGGAAGCGGCCAGCCTTAAGATTGAAAAACTCAATCTAAGTGCAGCCCCCAGCTCACAAGAAAACGCATAA
- a CDS encoding NADH-quinone oxidoreductase subunit NuoK yields MSITLWHFVGLCLMIFTIGAVGLFLNRRNLILILLCLEVMLLGVSILLVAAARYAGLVSGEIFALVVLAIAAAEAAIGLALLMLIFRKHKNISADTLREMRG; encoded by the coding sequence ATGAGTATTACCCTTTGGCATTTTGTGGGGCTCTGTTTGATGATTTTTACCATCGGCGCTGTGGGATTATTTTTAAATCGCCGCAATTTGATTTTGATTCTGCTCTGCCTGGAAGTGATGCTGCTGGGGGTGTCGATTTTACTGGTGGCGGCTGCCCGATATGCGGGATTGGTGAGTGGTGAAATTTTTGCCTTGGTGGTATTGGCGATTGCCGCGGCCGAGGCAGCGATTGGTTTAGCATTGCTGATGTTGATCTTTCGAAAACACAAAAACATTTCGGCTGACACCTTGCGGGAGATGCGCGGATGA
- a CDS encoding NADH-quinone oxidoreductase subunit M, whose protein sequence is MHRYLALFLLLESLILGSFLVYPPLLFYVFFEATLVPMFFLIGVWGGKDRVAAAIKFFLYTMAGSVWMLIGIISLYHASLVAENQMLDMLPFTAEIQLVVGIGFLASFAVKVPMWPVHTWLPAAHVQAPTGVSMILAGVLLKMGGYGLIRFMLPYAPVPSYEWRWVIMALSVVAVIYASLVALAQTNMKKLVAYSSIAHMGVVTLGIFSASLGGLTGAVFHMISHGLVSAGLFFVVGLLYQRTQSLEIKDYGGVAKAMPLLAVGFMVLTCASMGVPGTSGFVGELLVIIGAYGLHPLWAAGIAMGLILAAIYSLKLYSGVMFGPAHGAAPQLPKLSFREKIILGPLAGLILLLGLCSSLILKPIEASTKVIHQQWMRAKAVSSDPKRRDA, encoded by the coding sequence ATTCATCGATATCTGGCCTTGTTTCTGTTGCTGGAGAGCTTAATTCTTGGCTCTTTCTTGGTGTATCCGCCCCTCTTGTTTTATGTGTTTTTTGAAGCGACCCTGGTGCCGATGTTTTTCTTAATTGGCGTTTGGGGGGGCAAAGACCGGGTGGCTGCGGCGATCAAGTTTTTCCTGTATACCATGGCTGGATCGGTGTGGATGTTGATTGGGATTATTTCCCTTTATCATGCCTCTCTCGTAGCGGAAAATCAGATGCTGGATATGTTGCCGTTTACAGCAGAGATTCAACTTGTTGTGGGCATCGGTTTTCTTGCTTCGTTTGCGGTGAAGGTGCCGATGTGGCCAGTGCATACGTGGCTGCCGGCCGCACATGTGCAGGCGCCGACTGGGGTCTCCATGATTTTGGCGGGTGTGCTTTTGAAAATGGGCGGCTATGGCTTGATTCGCTTTATGCTGCCGTATGCCCCGGTGCCGAGCTATGAGTGGCGGTGGGTGATAATGGCCTTAAGTGTGGTGGCGGTGATTTATGCATCCCTGGTGGCGCTGGCCCAAACCAATATGAAAAAACTGGTGGCCTATTCCTCCATTGCCCACATGGGGGTGGTGACCTTGGGTATTTTCTCGGCAAGCTTGGGGGGTCTGACCGGCGCGGTTTTTCATATGATCAGCCATGGCTTGGTGTCGGCAGGTCTTTTCTTTGTGGTGGGCTTGCTTTATCAGCGCACCCAAAGTTTGGAGATAAAAGATTATGGCGGAGTGGCCAAGGCGATGCCGCTGTTGGCAGTTGGCTTTATGGTGTTGACCTGCGCCAGTATGGGCGTACCGGGAACCAGTGGCTTTGTCGGCGAGTTGTTGGTGATTATCGGCGCTTATGGCCTTCACCCGCTGTGGGCTGCGGGGATTGCCATGGGGTTGATTTTAGCAGCGATTTATAGCTTGAAGCTCTATAGCGGGGTGATGTTTGGACCTGCTCATGGAGCGGCACCGCAGTTGCCAAAACTATCCTTCAGGGAAAAGATAATCCTGGGGCCGCTGGCGGGGTTGATTTTGCTTTTGGGGCTGTGTTCATCCTTGATCTTGAAGCCGATTGAAGCCAGCACCAAAGTAATCCATCAGCAGTGGATGAGGGCAAAAGCAGTAAGTAGTGATCCAAAACGGAGGGATGCATGA
- a CDS encoding NADH-quinone oxidoreductase subunit G (Catalyzes the transfer of electrons from NADH to quinone), with protein MTDSQATLTLTINDCPVEVPVGTTVLQACQQLGVEVPVFCYHPKLEVAGNCRMCLVQIGSIPKPAASCALPAVQGMTVYTNTPLVHDARKGVLEFLLINHPLDCPVCDQGGECDLQDITLAYGAGKSRPREPKRVVDNPDLGPLIKTIMNRCIHCMRCVRFGKDIAGVPELGSLGRGEDTEVMTVVGQTVASELSGNMIDVCPVGALTAKPYAFEGRPWEFDHTVCIDVHDAIGSNLRVDTRDGRVMRIVPAPNEAVNETWITDKARFSYDALRLQRLDQAYQRLNKQSGLEPCASDQAIRRVAQMMQQTDPTRMAVVLGPMVDLETMHAVKKLSQALNINTFCSAPTSTWVPQQGRGSYCLNTPLAQMEHADVCLLVAANPRTEAPLLNTRLRKEIVHQGLKVGVLGDAVDLTYDYDHLGEDLAALNTLETLDHPFIQALQAAQKPLICVSGAIEHHDQARAIYHQVRRLAEVFKGTEPAWQSFNYLPLEASRVGALDLGLQTLDGQTLQQKLQAGVGDVLINLGCDEMPFDALGQTQMIYLGSHGEAGAAAADVILPTPAYHEKESTTVNAEGRVQLSHQAVALVGSAKPVWMWVHQLGQALGLDAFDSLEAVRRDLQAQHPYLKPGEFQPRTVGALPESAPAVAAGTCVTSPLKNFYQTNVISRLSPLMAACTHNKQRAERFEEEERQ; from the coding sequence ATGACGGATAGCCAAGCCACCTTGACCTTGACAATTAATGACTGTCCGGTAGAGGTGCCAGTCGGCACAACCGTGCTTCAGGCCTGTCAGCAGCTGGGGGTGGAAGTGCCCGTGTTTTGTTACCATCCCAAATTGGAAGTGGCCGGTAATTGCCGCATGTGTTTGGTGCAAATTGGATCTATTCCCAAGCCGGCGGCATCCTGCGCATTGCCAGCAGTTCAAGGGATGACGGTTTATACCAACACACCCTTGGTACACGATGCCCGCAAAGGGGTGCTGGAATTTCTGTTGATCAATCATCCGTTGGATTGCCCGGTCTGTGATCAAGGAGGAGAATGTGATTTGCAGGATATCACCTTGGCCTATGGTGCGGGGAAAAGCCGGCCCCGGGAACCGAAACGCGTGGTGGATAATCCCGATCTGGGGCCGTTGATTAAAACCATCATGAATCGCTGTATTCACTGTATGCGCTGTGTTCGGTTTGGGAAAGATATTGCCGGGGTGCCCGAATTAGGCAGTTTGGGCCGCGGTGAAGATACCGAGGTCATGACGGTGGTGGGGCAAACGGTGGCATCGGAGCTGTCGGGCAATATGATTGATGTTTGCCCGGTGGGCGCGCTGACCGCGAAACCTTATGCTTTTGAGGGGCGGCCGTGGGAGTTTGATCATACGGTGTGCATTGATGTTCATGATGCCATCGGCAGTAATCTGCGCGTTGATACCCGAGATGGCCGGGTGATGCGAATTGTTCCTGCGCCCAATGAGGCGGTGAACGAAACCTGGATTACGGATAAAGCGCGCTTTAGTTACGATGCTTTGCGGTTGCAGCGATTAGATCAGGCTTATCAGCGGCTCAACAAACAAAGTGGCCTTGAGCCTTGTGCCTCGGATCAAGCGATCAGACGGGTAGCGCAGATGATGCAGCAGACGGATCCAACACGTATGGCTGTTGTGCTGGGCCCGATGGTTGATTTGGAAACGATGCATGCCGTTAAAAAATTAAGCCAGGCGTTAAACATCAACACATTTTGCAGTGCGCCAACTTCCACGTGGGTGCCGCAACAGGGGCGGGGCAGTTATTGCCTTAATACACCGCTGGCCCAAATGGAACACGCCGATGTGTGCTTGTTGGTGGCGGCCAATCCTCGCACGGAAGCGCCGTTGTTGAATACCCGCCTTCGAAAAGAAATTGTGCATCAGGGGTTAAAAGTAGGCGTTCTTGGCGACGCGGTTGATTTGACCTATGACTATGATCACTTGGGCGAAGATTTGGCGGCGCTTAATACGTTGGAGACATTGGATCATCCCTTCATTCAAGCATTGCAGGCGGCGCAAAAACCCCTGATATGCGTTAGTGGAGCGATCGAACACCACGATCAAGCCCGGGCGATTTATCATCAGGTGCGGCGATTGGCTGAGGTGTTTAAAGGCACAGAGCCGGCTTGGCAAAGTTTTAACTATCTCCCGCTGGAAGCCAGCCGGGTGGGCGCCCTGGATTTGGGACTGCAGACCCTGGACGGGCAAACCTTGCAGCAAAAACTTCAAGCTGGGGTGGGTGACGTGCTGATCAATTTAGGCTGTGATGAGATGCCTTTTGACGCATTGGGGCAAACCCAGATGATTTATCTGGGCTCTCATGGCGAAGCCGGAGCGGCCGCGGCCGATGTGATTTTGCCAACCCCCGCCTACCATGAAAAAGAAAGCACCACTGTCAATGCCGAAGGGCGGGTGCAGTTGAGCCATCAAGCAGTAGCGCTAGTGGGGAGCGCCAAGCCCGTGTGGATGTGGGTGCATCAACTGGGGCAAGCTTTGGGCCTGGATGCTTTTGATTCATTGGAAGCGGTGCGACGTGATTTGCAAGCCCAGCATCCTTACCTGAAACCAGGAGAGTTTCAGCCCCGGACCGTTGGGGCTTTGCCAGAGAGTGCGCCAGCAGTTGCTGCTGGAACCTGTGTGACATCACCCCTGAAAAATTTTTATCAAACCAATGTGATCAGCCGTTTGTCGCCATTAATGGCGGCGTGCACCCACAACAAACAGCGTGCAGAGCGGTTTGAAGAAGAGGAGCGACAATGA